In the genome of Lathyrus oleraceus cultivar Zhongwan6 chromosome 4, CAAS_Psat_ZW6_1.0, whole genome shotgun sequence, the window GAGATTTAGCCTTGATTTCTTTCTCTCTTTGCTCCCGCCGATCATTTATCATTTGCCTCTTTGACCTGACCTCTATGAAGTCGTCTTCATCACTGGGAGCTTCAATTCCAGGTTGCTCAAACACACGTATAATTCCGCTTTGCAATGGAGCATCAACATCTTCCTCGGGACACAAGTTTCTTTTGAGATTACTCTGCCCAGAATGTGAAATGATCAGAGCCTTTGTTGATTCTTTTCCTTCAACCCTCTCAGCTTTGCTTCCAGAATCCATGCCATGTAAACTTTCTCCCATTGATTCTACTGGCTGTTTTCCCATTTTATTGATGAAAGACTTCCTAGATCCAGTTCTTCCAGAGATGCCTAGTCCCCTTCCAGTGACATTTGACTGATGGTCCAACCCAAACTGATCAGTTGGAAAAGAATTTGAAGGCTGCCTCTTATCCGCACTTTCCCGAACTCGGAACTCGGTGCGATGTGTATTCCTATTAGGCCTCCTCATAAATCCTCTGGAGTCTGCTCGATTAACCCTAGAAGCTGGACCTGGGCCTGGACCTGGAGCTGATGATTTAGAGCTTGAAGTTTTTACTGTATAGACATATCTCTGTCCTCTACCACCGGATGCAGGAAACCGTGCCTTTGACTCCACTAAATCTTTCTCTTCTGAAACTGAATGAAAAAGTGCATCTTTGATATGAGGCTGAACTTCTGAGTGTTTAGCATTGGATGAAGTGCTGCTGCTCTTTGCAACTACATTTTGGCTGCCACGCTTGTCCAATTGGAAACTAGAAGCAGTCCTTGTGCTATTATTAACATCACGGGGAGGAGCATTAATTTGTCCCTGCTTCATTCCAGCCAAATTTTCTGCATTTTCACTTGGCAGTGAACCATCAGAGAAACTTCTGGAATTACCTGGCTGGCCAAGAACAGACTGATGCCTGATATCATTCTTAATAAACGACTCAGAAGACACTGGACCACTTTGACCGGGCATTTGGCTTCCAGAGTTATGATTAAAAGGGAAACCAGATGGGATATTAGGCTGAACAAACGACATTGATTGAGGACCTAGAGGCATCATCCCCTGAGATACAGGAGATGAATACCTAAGCTGGCCAAATTGAAATAAAGGAGGTTGTGATGGGTGCATGTGATGAGTGAGGGGTGCACCGACCTGTGGATGCAGATGCAGTGGCATCTGTATAGAACCTATTTGTATGGCTGGTACTGGAGAGGGTATCAATGATGGACCAGAAAAAAGACCAAATTGAAGCTTAATGGGTAACTCAGCTTGACCTGGAGCAGCAGATGTGACAATTTGACCCGAAGATGTGTAGTGTGGGCCAATAATAACTGAAGATGGTGTACTATGATTGGCAGAGAAGCCAATAGAAGCTTCCACATTACCCAAACTATCAGATGCAACATTTGGAGGTTGCTTTTCTGATTCCTGGAATAAAGTAGAAGAACTATTGAGATTTACCCTAGAGGTATCGTCAACAGGTTGAAGGACTTTGCCATCACTGCATGAATTGTCAAAAGGTGCTTCGAGAGTGATGTCAGAAGCCTGCTGTACCCTTTCAAACTCCTCATTGGGCATCCCAACCTGAACACCCTCATCAAACCCTAATACAAGGTTATCCATCAAGTGTGGCAATTCTTTTTCTTGCAAATGCATATTTTCAAAATCCTGGTGGAGGCCAGCATTATCATCTCCTTCATGCACTTCCTCTTCTTCCCGGTAATCTCCATCTTCATCATATTCTTCTTGTTCCTGGAGCTGCTCATTATTCTCAGTAGCCCACTCATCATCATCACCACTAGAGACAGCACATGAAGTAACTACATTCTCTTTACCATCTGCAGCAGGTGTTGCAATGGATTCATTACCTGGAACTGATACAGGGCCATTTTTGTTTTCTTCAGAAGTCAGTATTGCAGAAGAGTCTACAGAGTCATCTAGATCATCGTGAGAAAGATGTGTTGGTGAACTAGGGGGGCTTGAAACAGAGAGTGAAGACTGAGAATCACACCTTGGTGTAGCCTCCACTTTATGGTCCTCATTCTCAGCAACCTCTTGGAGGGGCTTGACTATTTCAACTTGCCCGTGATTCCCATTGTCATAACCAGTTGGCAATGTAGAGTCACTCCTTGTTGCCTGATTATACGGTATCTCATTTTCTAGGAATGCAGAAGGAGCGGTGTGTTCATTTCCACTCCTGTAAGTTCTGTGAACTGAAGCAAGCGGAGGGGGGAGAACACGCGGCTGCCTAACAGAATACCGGGACCTCCCCAAGGCATAAGGTCCATCTGATTCAGAGTTCTGGTAAGGACGGTCAGGAAATGGAGGAAATGCATTGCCACGGGGACGATTCTGTGCCCAACCATCAAATCTTTCAACAAAATTTTCATTAAAATCAGAATGCACGTCTGTATTTCTGCCAACATGATCTACATCCGCAGGTTGGTTCCACCTCGGGGCTTTAACATGAGCATATTCATCTAAATGAGCCTCTGCAATCCCTCCTTTATAGTATGTCCTTGAAGGTATTAATCCAGCACCACCATTATATTCCTTCCGCATAAATGGCTTTCCACCTATAGATGAGTCTCTACGAGGACTGTTGTGACTATTCTCTTGATCCTGTGAATAGAATGCCGGGCTACTCCAGCTCTCATATCCATCTCTTCTCCATGAATTAACTGGTTTACCTCTATCAACGAAGGTAGAAGACAAATCTCTCGAAAAATGAGACCTAGAACCCATCTCCAATGGCCTATTCACACTCGATGAATCAGAAGATGCCGAAGTTAATATCCTGTCAACCATTCTTTCACTATCCTCCCAATCACCTACATCTGTAGCCCTGGATGCATCTCTTTCATTCACATTTCCAGGCATTTTCTCATCCACAACAACTAGAGCATTATTGTAACCTTTGGCTGCTTCAGCCTGCCTCCTAGCAATCTTTTGTTCCAGTTCTAAAAGCTTTTGTTTAGCAGCTTGTTTCCTCCTCTCCTCTTCTAAAAGCAATCTTTGTTTCTCTTCTTCCCTAGCTAGCCTCTGCTCTTCAGCCTTCTGCAAAGCTTCAATCCTATCTTGTTCTGCCCTCCATGCTGCCTCTCTTGCTTCTTCCTCCAACCTTCTTTGCCTCTCTTCCTGTTCTCTAGCAAGTCTTAATCTTTCCTCCTCTTCTCTGCGAGCAAACTCTACTGCCCTTTCTTGCTCTTCAATGATTTTCTGCCGCTCTTGTTCTTGCTGTCTCTGAACCCTTTCAAGCTCAGCCTCAAAAGATTCTCTAGCAGGATCATGGAAATCAGTTTGCTTGAGTAcatccttcttcttcttcaccacCCCGACAAGACCTGTTGAAAAAATATCCTTCCCATCAAAAGCAGAAGCTGCAAAATCTTCCCCGTAAGTCTTTTCACTCTTTGGTAAATTGCGTTTTTCTCTGCCAAAATTAAGCAAAGGATCATTAACAGAAAGCCCTTTACCACCCAAAGAAAATGAAGACTTCGACACCGAGCTCTGGGAAGAATCAACTCTATTCCTATTATATTGATCGCCGCCAACATGCCGATGATCACGTATCCCATTTCGTTCACCATATGATTGTGCCATATTATTCCAAGGTTGTTTCACACCTTGACCATACCCTGCATCCCTCCTTCCAGATTCGTCATGAACAACCTCTCTAAAAGGGGATGAATTATACTTATTATCCTTCCCTGCATCTTTATTTCCACTGGAAGGCCTTGCACCACCAACACCGTTCTTATCATTCCCAGCAGCATCTTTCACACCAAATCCATCTTTCGAAAGAGACGAACTCCTCCATGATGAGGAACTAGAGGAATTCCCTTCCCTTCCTGGCATTCTATCATAAGGGTCCATCTTAGGAACTTCACTAGAAGAAACCTTACCAGCTTCATTGCCCCGCAGCTGTCCCCTCTTATCAAAACCAGTACCATACTTCTGTGGCACAATGCCAACCCGAGGCATATCAAAATCCCAAAAAGCATCACTTTTTGGAAAACCATGATCCCTGCCCTCTCTACTCCGCTCAGTGAAACCATGCCCAGTATCACGCTCATCATCAGCCCAATCAAATCTAGGGTTCAACCTTACAAGAGGCAAAGGACCAGGAAAAAACTCATCCGGATTCATCCCACCTCTGCTTTGATTTAGCCCTCGAGAGCCAATAAAACCTCTACTCTCACGGCCATTCTCAACTGGAAAACTCCCAGTGCCAGGAACATTGTATCGGGCATTCACATTAACATGCGAAAAAGCATTAACGCTACCATTAGCATCGGCGTCCACATCCCTACCCTTCTTCTGCTCAACAGATACATTCTCATTAGTGAAATTCTTAGACTTTTGATTCGAATTCTCTGGGATCTTCTGATTCTGGCTAGGCCCAGGTGCAGGAGGCACCAACGTGGCACGCAAAGAA includes:
- the LOC127074457 gene encoding uncharacterized protein LOC127074457 isoform X1; amino-acid sequence: MANSGTKYVSVNLNKSYGQNSTTIGSTRTAARPAAGGGGMALLSRPRSSQKVGAKLSVPPPLNLPSLRKEHERFDSLGSGGGPAGGAGSGNGSRPSSSGMGWTKPAAVVLQEKEPNFQEDVPRSVTKAVGPVAPPSVSSAVLRGEDFPSLRATLVPPAPGPSQNQKIPENSNQKSKNFTNENVSVEQKKGRDVDADANGSVNAFSHVNVNARYNVPGTGSFPVENGRESRGFIGSRGLNQSRGGMNPDEFFPGPLPLVRLNPRFDWADDERDTGHGFTERSREGRDHGFPKSDAFWDFDMPRVGIVPQKYGTGFDKRGQLRGNEAGKVSSSEVPKMDPYDRMPGREGNSSSSSSWRSSSLSKDGFGVKDAAGNDKNGVGGARPSSGNKDAGKDNKYNSSPFREVVHDESGRRDAGYGQGVKQPWNNMAQSYGERNGIRDHRHVGGDQYNRNRVDSSQSSVSKSSFSLGGKGLSVNDPLLNFGREKRNLPKSEKTYGEDFAASAFDGKDIFSTGLVGVVKKKKDVLKQTDFHDPARESFEAELERVQRQQEQERQKIIEEQERAVEFARREEEERLRLAREQEERQRRLEEEAREAAWRAEQDRIEALQKAEEQRLAREEEKQRLLLEEERRKQAAKQKLLELEQKIARRQAEAAKGYNNALVVVDEKMPGNVNERDASRATDVGDWEDSERMVDRILTSASSDSSSVNRPLEMGSRSHFSRDLSSTFVDRGKPVNSWRRDGYESWSSPAFYSQDQENSHNSPRRDSSIGGKPFMRKEYNGGAGLIPSRTYYKGGIAEAHLDEYAHVKAPRWNQPADVDHVGRNTDVHSDFNENFVERFDGWAQNRPRGNAFPPFPDRPYQNSESDGPYALGRSRYSVRQPRVLPPPLASVHRTYRSGNEHTAPSAFLENEIPYNQATRSDSTLPTGYDNGNHGQVEIVKPLQEVAENEDHKVEATPRCDSQSSLSVSSPPSSPTHLSHDDLDDSVDSSAILTSEENKNGPVSVPGNESIATPAADGKENVVTSCAVSSGDDDEWATENNEQLQEQEEYDEDGDYREEEEVHEGDDNAGLHQDFENMHLQEKELPHLMDNLVLGFDEGVQVGMPNEEFERVQQASDITLEAPFDNSCSDGKVLQPVDDTSRVNLNSSSTLFQESEKQPPNVASDSLGNVEASIGFSANHSTPSSVIIGPHYTSSGQIVTSAAPGQAELPIKLQFGLFSGPSLIPSPVPAIQIGSIQMPLHLHPQVGAPLTHHMHPSQPPLFQFGQLRYSSPVSQGMMPLGPQSMSFVQPNIPSGFPFNHNSGSQMPGQSGPVSSESFIKNDIRHQSVLGQPGNSRSFSDGSLPSENAENLAGMKQGQINAPPRDVNNSTRTASSFQLDKRGSQNVVAKSSSTSSNAKHSEVQPHIKDALFHSVSEEKDLVESKARFPASGGRGQRYVYTVKTSSSKSSAPGPGPGPASRVNRADSRGFMRRPNRNTHRTEFRVRESADKRQPSNSFPTDQFGLDHQSNVTGRGLGISGRTGSRKSFINKMGKQPVESMGESLHGMDSGSKAERVEGKESTKALIISHSGQSNLKRNLCPEEDVDAPLQSGIIRVFEQPGIEAPSDEDDFIEVRSKRQMINDRREQREKEIKAKSRVAKLPRKTRSASQSTVTMANSSKGSISTGEVSAAADGHRMTKSDSSSGYNPNLLSQALPPIGTPTTKIDAQPDLRSQTNRSLHASLPSVSGRESKNKVHENVQTSLGSWGNVQISQQVMALTQTQLDEAMKPQQFDSQASNANMAASVTESSLPAPSILIKEKAFSSAASPINSLLAGEKIQFGAVTSPTVLPPNSRGVSHGIGPPRSSRSDKQISHNLAGSDNNCSLFFEKGKHGNESHGHLEDCDAEAEAEAAASAVAVAAIGSDETVGNRLGTCSVSVSDAKSFVAEDIDRVVAAGVAREQQSASQSRSEEPLSVSLPADLSVETPPISLWPALPNAQNSSGQMISHFPAVPPHFPSGPPSHFPFYEMNPMMGGPVFAFGPHDESASTTQSQPQKTTAPTSRPIGSWQQGHSGVESFYGPPTGFTGPFIAPPGGIPGVQGPPHMVVYNHFAPVGQFGQVGLSFMGTTYIPSGKQPDWKHIPTTSAAGTSEGDVNNMNMTSSQRNPASMPSQIQHLAPGSPLLPMASPVAMYDVSPFQHSTEMSVQARWPHVPNAPLSSIPLSMPLHQQESVQTSQISHGPSVDQPLNVKRFTGSRTSTSSDSDRNFSRAADVNVNQLPEELGLVETSNSTASKTLSKGIINKTPSEKTSTNATAKVDVQNGNSSKSNNQNASSGYRTQPSQQINVSSAQQQHYDHSSGHSNYQRGGGGGVSQRNSSGGEWSHRRYHGRNQSMGGDKNFSSAKVKQIYVAKQTISGSSTVS
- the LOC127074457 gene encoding uncharacterized protein LOC127074457 isoform X2; this encodes MANSGTKYVSVNLNKSYGQNSTTIGSTRTAARPAAGGGGMALLSRPRSSQKVGAKLSVPPPLNLPSLRKEHERFDSLGSGGGPAGGAGSGNGSRPSSSGMGWTKPAAVVLQEKEPNFQEDVPRSVTKAVGPVAPPSVSSAVLRGEDFPSLRATLVPPAPGPSQNQKIPENSNQKSKNFTNENVSVEQKKGRDVDADANGSVNAFSHVNVNARYNVPGTGSFPVENGRESRGFIGSRGLNQSRGGMNPDEFFPGPLPLVRLNPRFDWADDERDTGHGFTERSREGRDHGFPKSDAFWDFDMPRVGIVPQKYGTGFDKRGQLRGNEAGKVSSSEVPKMDPYDRMPGREGNSSSSSSWRSSSLSKDGFGVKDAAGNDKNGVGGARPSSGNKDAGKDNKYNSSPFREVVHDESGRRDAGYGQGVKQPWNNMAQSYGERNGIRDHRHVGGDQYNRNRVDSSQSSVSKSSFSLGGKGLSVNDPLLNFGREKRNLPKSEKTYGEDFAASAFDGKDIFSTGLVGVVKKKKDVLKQTDFHDPARESFEAELERVQRQQEQERQKIIEEQERAVEFARREEEERLRLAREQEERQRRLEEEAREAAWRAEQDRIEALQKAEEQRLAREEEKQRLLLEEERRKQAAKQKLLELEQKIARRQAEAAKGYNNALVVVDEKMPGNVNERDASRATDVGDWEDSERMVDRILTSASSDSSSVNRPLEMGSRSHFSRDLSSTFVDRGKPVNSWRRDGYESWSSPAFYSQDQENSHNSPRRDSSIGGKPFMRKEYNGGAGLIPSRTYYKGGIAEAHLDEYAHVKAPRWNQPADVDHVGRNTDVHSDFNENFVERFDGWAQNRPRGNAFPPFPDRPYQNSESDGPYALGRSRYSVRQPRVLPPPLASVHRTYRSGNEHTAPSAFLENEIPYNQATRSDSTLPTGYDNGNHGQVEIVKPLQEVAENEDHKVEATPRCDSQSSLSVSSPPSSPTHLSHDDLDDSVDSSAILTSEENKNGPVSVPGNESIATPAADGKENVVTSCAVSSGDDDEWATENNEQLQEQEEYDEDGDYREEEEVHEGDDNAGLHQDFENMHLQEKELPHLMDNLVLGFDEGVQVGMPNEEFERVQQASDITLEAPFDNSCSDGKVLQPVDDTSRVNLNSSSTLFQESEKQPPNVASDSLGNVEASIGFSANHSTPSSVIIGPHYTSSGQIVTSAAPGQAELPIKLQFGLFSGPSLIPSPVPAIQIGSIQMPLHLHPQVGAPLTHHMHPSQPPLFQFGQLRYSSPVSQGMMPLGPQSMSFVQPNIPSGFPFNHNSGSQMPGQSGPVSSESFIKNDIRHQSVLGQPGNSRSFSDGSLPSENAENLAGMKQGQINAPPRDVNNSTRTASSFQLDKRGSQNVVAKSSSTSSNAKHSEVQPHIKDALFHSVSEEKDLVESKARFPASGGRGQRYVYTVKTSSSKSSAPGPGPGPASRVNRADSRGFMRRPNRNTHRTEFRVRESADKRQPSNSFPTDQFGLDHQSNVTGRGLGISGRTGSRKSFINKMGKQPVESMGESLHGMDSGSKAERVEGKESTKALIISHSGQSNLKRNLCPEEDVDAPLQSGIIRVFEQPGIEAPSDEDDFIEVRSKRQMINDRREQREKEIKAKSRVAKLPRKTRSASQSTVTMANSSKGSISTGEVSAAADGHRMTKSDSSSGYNPNLLSQALPPIGTPTTKIDAQPDLRSQTNRSLHASLPSVSGRESKNKVHENVQTSLGSWGNVQISQQVMALTQTQLDEAMKPQQFDSQASNANMAASVTESSLPAPSILIKEKAFSSAASPINSLLAGEKIQFGAVTSPTVLPPNSRGVSHGIGPPRSSRSDKQISHNLAGSDNNCSLFFEKGKHGNESHGHLEDCDAEAEAEAAASAVAVAAIGSDETVGNRLGTCSVSVSDAKSFVAEDIDRVVAGVAREQQSASQSRSEEPLSVSLPADLSVETPPISLWPALPNAQNSSGQMISHFPAVPPHFPSGPPSHFPFYEMNPMMGGPVFAFGPHDESASTTQSQPQKTTAPTSRPIGSWQQGHSGVESFYGPPTGFTGPFIAPPGGIPGVQGPPHMVVYNHFAPVGQFGQVGLSFMGTTYIPSGKQPDWKHIPTTSAAGTSEGDVNNMNMTSSQRNPASMPSQIQHLAPGSPLLPMASPVAMYDVSPFQHSTEMSVQARWPHVPNAPLSSIPLSMPLHQQESVQTSQISHGPSVDQPLNVKRFTGSRTSTSSDSDRNFSRAADVNVNQLPEELGLVETSNSTASKTLSKGIINKTPSEKTSTNATAKVDVQNGNSSKSNNQNASSGYRTQPSQQINVSSAQQQHYDHSSGHSNYQRGGGGGVSQRNSSGGEWSHRRYHGRNQSMGGDKNFSSAKVKQIYVAKQTISGSSTVS